A window from Nitrospira sp. ND1 encodes these proteins:
- a CDS encoding N-6 DNA methylase, producing MSQAPLIIATLIDRFDQNRESYKSQSYNETQVRREFLDPLFEALGWDVANKQGHAEAYKDVIHEDAIKIGGNTKAPDYCFRIGGARKFFLEAKKPAVNVKEEIPPAYQIRRYAWSAKLPLSILTDFEEFAVYDCRTRPNPSDKPSAGRILYLTYRDYLTKWDAIASIFSKEAVLKGSFDKYAVTDRKRGTATVDAEFLKEIETWREALAKNLALRNPTLSVYELNFSVQRTIDRLIFLRIAEDRGIEPYAQLQALLNGQDIYGRLRYLYEQADDRYNSGLFHFQSEKGRAEAPDKLTPSLKIDDKTLKDIIGRLYYPNSPYEFSVFPTEILGQVYEQFLGKVIRLTSGHQAKIEEKPEVKKAGGVYYTPAYIVDYIVKQTVGVLCDGKTPKQIAKLTVLDPACGSGSFLLGAYRFLLNYHRDWYVKDGPEKHRKELFQASSGEWRLTTQEKKRILLNNIYGVDIDSQAVEVTKLSLSLKVLEGESDETLKRQLSFVHDRALPDLGQNIKCGNSLIGPDYFAGQLMPDDEEMRRVNPFDWKAEFSSIMKVGGFDAVIGNPPYVRVGNIDKLLLPYLYKKYEVAHRFDIYIVFVLKAYELLSAKGRLGFILPNKFFTADYGKSLRAFLASRKALETVVDFGDSQVFAGASTYTCLLFLGRESHGSVRYLTAQAGSLASENGEVGGVVVDQAKLGEDSWSFLTSSSSKLLERFKAFPSLDELCEIERGLETGCDEVFFLQVSSCDEAKDCLLVTSKATTRPFSIEKAMVRALVKGSADIRRYIIEDEGRALVFPYSWKEERPVLIEPASFAKGFPLAWKYLNENSTRLKGRGKSEWYAFRRRNYDLRDGVARIFVPSIGRRLSAALDSKGHFHFVGSGGGGGGSYGLVAKSHTGYSLLYILGALNSKLGDWFAKVANSRFGGGYYSFNRQYIEPIPIRPIDFKDSNDKASHDYLVALVQRMLELHQRLYDAKTPTDKGRLQRQIDAADQEIDRLVYDLYGLTEEEIKIVESASVASSSKVQENDGHESEVEPTDRPGTGRGASATVAGAAQYSGESGGGSPESPAGAGEPIHGVREPAGQYGAPQDPDGDSERQSELGSTRHFDTAEGRLSYSELSERLAVPLVAIYDEILQTKPDQIVISPEWLCVRHQRLASHLFPDWAGRFRDVNVQVGVHTPPPFYEVPIHMRQFCDDLAERLRHEPGATLGGCAGLLAWADWRFQWIHPFKDFNGRIGRVLLAALLYKLALPHVETAPSDPHARRQYLDALRAADTQAFDQLETLWLRRLEGAL from the coding sequence ATGAGCCAGGCGCCTCTCATCATTGCCACCCTCATCGACCGGTTCGACCAGAATCGCGAGTCCTACAAGAGCCAGAGCTACAACGAAACCCAAGTGCGTCGAGAATTTCTCGACCCATTGTTCGAAGCGCTGGGCTGGGATGTCGCCAACAAGCAGGGTCATGCCGAGGCCTACAAAGATGTCATCCATGAAGATGCCATCAAGATCGGCGGCAACACCAAAGCGCCCGACTACTGCTTCCGCATCGGCGGCGCGCGTAAGTTTTTCCTGGAAGCTAAAAAACCGGCCGTGAATGTCAAAGAGGAAATTCCTCCGGCCTATCAGATCAGGCGCTACGCCTGGTCGGCCAAACTGCCGCTCTCGATCCTGACCGATTTCGAAGAATTCGCCGTCTACGATTGCCGCACACGCCCCAATCCGTCCGACAAGCCCAGTGCGGGACGCATTCTGTACCTTACCTATCGGGACTACCTGACCAAGTGGGATGCGATCGCTTCAATCTTCAGTAAGGAGGCCGTCCTTAAAGGCTCCTTCGACAAATATGCCGTCACTGATCGCAAACGGGGCACTGCCACCGTCGATGCCGAGTTTCTGAAGGAGATCGAGACCTGGCGGGAGGCGCTCGCCAAGAACCTCGCGCTCCGCAATCCGACGCTCTCCGTGTACGAGCTGAATTTTTCGGTGCAGCGCACCATCGATCGGCTCATCTTCCTCCGTATCGCCGAAGACCGAGGCATCGAACCCTATGCCCAACTCCAGGCTTTGCTCAACGGCCAGGACATCTACGGACGGCTACGCTACCTCTATGAGCAGGCCGACGATCGGTACAACTCCGGCCTCTTTCACTTCCAGTCCGAGAAAGGCCGGGCCGAAGCGCCAGACAAGCTGACTCCCAGCCTGAAGATCGACGACAAAACCCTCAAAGACATCATCGGGCGGCTCTACTATCCCAACAGTCCCTATGAATTCTCCGTGTTCCCCACCGAAATCCTGGGCCAGGTCTATGAGCAGTTTCTAGGGAAGGTCATTCGTCTCACGTCCGGGCATCAGGCCAAGATCGAAGAGAAGCCCGAGGTCAAGAAGGCCGGCGGCGTCTACTACACGCCCGCGTACATTGTCGACTACATCGTGAAGCAGACGGTCGGAGTGTTGTGCGACGGCAAGACGCCCAAGCAGATCGCCAAACTCACCGTCCTCGATCCGGCCTGCGGTTCGGGATCGTTCCTGCTCGGTGCCTATCGGTTTCTGCTCAATTATCACCGTGATTGGTATGTGAAAGACGGCCCGGAGAAGCACCGCAAAGAACTCTTTCAGGCGTCCAGCGGTGAGTGGCGGCTGACCACGCAGGAAAAGAAGCGGATTCTCCTGAACAACATCTACGGCGTGGACATCGACAGTCAGGCCGTGGAAGTGACGAAACTCAGTTTGTCGCTGAAGGTGTTGGAAGGTGAAAGCGACGAGACACTGAAACGGCAGCTATCCTTCGTCCACGATCGTGCGTTGCCGGACCTGGGGCAGAACATCAAGTGCGGCAACAGCCTCATCGGGCCGGATTATTTCGCGGGCCAGCTCATGCCGGACGATGAAGAAATGCGGCGCGTGAATCCGTTCGACTGGAAAGCCGAGTTTTCATCGATCATGAAGGTCGGCGGATTCGATGCCGTGATTGGGAATCCGCCGTATGTGCGTGTTGGCAATATTGACAAACTTCTACTCCCCTACCTTTACAAGAAGTACGAAGTTGCGCACCGATTTGATATCTACATTGTCTTTGTTCTGAAGGCCTATGAACTGCTGTCTGCCAAGGGCCGGCTAGGATTTATTTTGCCAAATAAGTTTTTCACTGCGGATTATGGGAAAAGTCTCCGGGCATTTCTCGCCTCCCGAAAAGCTCTTGAGACTGTGGTTGACTTTGGGGATTCTCAGGTGTTTGCAGGTGCTTCAACCTATACGTGTCTCCTATTCCTTGGGCGAGAATCACATGGCTCTGTTAGGTATTTGACTGCCCAAGCTGGCTCCCTTGCTTCAGAAAATGGAGAGGTCGGAGGCGTTGTAGTTGATCAAGCAAAACTCGGTGAAGATTCCTGGTCATTCTTAACTTCGTCCTCATCAAAGCTTTTAGAAAGGTTCAAGGCGTTTCCTTCGCTTGATGAGTTGTGTGAGATCGAGAGGGGGCTAGAAACCGGATGTGATGAGGTTTTCTTCCTGCAAGTCTCTTCCTGCGATGAAGCCAAGGACTGCTTGCTCGTAACATCGAAGGCAACCACTCGACCATTCAGTATCGAAAAGGCAATGGTTCGCGCATTGGTAAAAGGCTCAGCAGACATACGACGATACATTATTGAGGATGAAGGGCGAGCGCTGGTTTTCCCTTATAGTTGGAAGGAAGAGAGGCCTGTACTTATTGAGCCCGCATCGTTTGCAAAAGGTTTCCCCCTTGCCTGGAAGTACTTGAATGAAAATTCAACCCGCTTGAAGGGAAGAGGGAAAAGTGAGTGGTATGCGTTCAGGAGGCGGAACTACGACCTTCGTGACGGTGTGGCGCGCATATTCGTTCCGTCCATAGGAAGGCGCCTGTCAGCGGCACTTGATTCGAAAGGACATTTTCATTTTGTGGGAAGCGGTGGTGGAGGAGGCGGTTCTTACGGGCTCGTTGCCAAATCGCACACGGGCTATTCACTCCTCTACATTCTTGGAGCTCTCAACAGCAAACTAGGGGATTGGTTCGCGAAGGTGGCAAACTCACGATTTGGAGGCGGATATTACTCCTTTAACCGTCAGTACATTGAGCCTATTCCGATTCGGCCTATAGATTTTAAGGACTCGAACGACAAAGCTTCACATGATTATCTAGTCGCGCTCGTCCAGCGCATGCTGGAACTTCATCAGCGCCTCTACGACGCCAAGACACCTACGGACAAGGGCCGGCTGCAGCGTCAGATCGACGCGGCGGATCAGGAGATCGACCGGCTAGTCTATGACCTCTACGGCTTAACGGAAGAAGAGATCAAGATCGTGGAATCGGCCTCGGTTGCATCTTCATCCAAAGTGCAGGAGAATGACGGCCATGAATCAGAAGTCGAACCAACCGATCGACCTGGTACAGGCCGAGGAGCGTCTGCAACAGTGGCGGGCGCAGCACAATACTCCGGCGAAAGTGGCGGGGGCTCACCGGAAAGTCCTGCTGGAGCGGGTGAGCCAATCCATGGCGTTCGAGAACCAGCCGGTCAGTACGGAGCGCCTCAAGACCCTGATGGGGATTCCGAACGCCAAAGCGAGTTAGGCTCGACGCGTCATTTCGATACAGCCGAAGGCCGCCTCTCCTATTCGGAACTCTCCGAACGTCTTGCCGTGCCGCTCGTTGCGATCTACGACGAAATTCTGCAAACCAAGCCCGATCAGATCGTCATCTCGCCGGAATGGCTGTGTGTGCGTCATCAACGGCTGGCTAGTCATTTGTTTCCGGATTGGGCCGGGCGCTTCCGGGATGTGAATGTGCAAGTCGGCGTTCATACGCCGCCGCCGTTCTATGAAGTCCCGATCCACATGCGGCAGTTCTGTGACGATCTGGCCGAACGGTTGCGCCATGAGCCGGGGGCAACGCTTGGTGGATGCGCAGGGCTCCTGGCCTGGGCCGACTGGCGCTTCCAGTGGATTCACCCCTTCAAGGATTTCAATGGCCGCATCGGCCGCGTGTTGCTCGCCGCACTACTCTACAAGCTCGCCCTGCCTCACGTCGAAACCGCTCCCTCAGACCCGCACGCGCGGAGGCAGTACTTGGATGCTCTTCGGGCCGCAGACACACAGGCGTTCGATCAACTGGAGACCTTGTGGCTGCGACGCCTTGAGGGTGCTTTGTGA
- a CDS encoding DUF4124 domain-containing protein has protein sequence MSLSHSGLTLSVLFLLGVSTHVITAPDSRASIYTYTDEAGVQTFTNQLESVPEQYRNRLTSQELDRPPAASSAPPRAVAESPTRSADSRIVTASGEYRLGDHDTRTDGARLAVEAAKRDALEQVATYLERVTEVRDMNLTRDDIRSYTAGIVTVLEETITTRVENESIVIRAELTAEIDPHEVAQAIAALRENDSAMLELTVLRAETDRLQEQLDATNRALAAAPSAEEVQQLSRQRDDMLNDLQANALVSQAWTSWAYPTLGFYSYPWIAGPGINGLLLQAQRLSPRHRHLAQAQQTIAAQNGALVPAPAHAFNPTLRRSLLVPSPSMQSRHAPPLLNQQGLPAKVGDIVTIPTPRSIPPVMHRSAPQPQPYQLHPSHFWRPSPSNIHTAPSIPQQSPSVSSRPSGKYPGPGSGYSHSGGGHRSR, from the coding sequence ATGTCTCTCTCCCACAGTGGGCTGACACTGTCGGTTCTCTTTCTTCTCGGGGTCTCCACCCACGTCATTACCGCACCAGACAGCCGGGCCTCGATTTATACCTACACCGACGAGGCCGGTGTTCAAACCTTTACGAACCAACTCGAGTCCGTCCCCGAACAATATCGAAACAGGCTGACATCACAGGAGCTCGACAGGCCTCCAGCCGCTTCCTCTGCTCCGCCTCGCGCCGTTGCCGAATCACCGACGCGCTCCGCCGATTCCCGCATCGTCACAGCCAGCGGCGAATATCGCTTGGGCGATCACGACACCCGCACGGATGGCGCGCGTCTGGCGGTCGAAGCCGCCAAGAGAGACGCGCTCGAACAGGTGGCCACGTATCTGGAACGTGTCACGGAAGTGCGCGACATGAACCTCACACGTGATGACATCCGGAGTTACACGGCAGGCATCGTCACGGTGTTGGAGGAAACCATCACGACCAGGGTCGAGAACGAGAGTATCGTGATCCGCGCTGAGTTGACGGCAGAGATCGACCCGCATGAAGTCGCACAGGCCATTGCGGCCTTGCGGGAAAACGACAGCGCCATGTTGGAACTCACGGTCCTCCGGGCCGAAACCGACCGACTACAGGAACAGCTCGATGCCACCAACCGCGCCCTCGCCGCCGCCCCATCGGCGGAGGAAGTCCAGCAACTCAGCCGCCAACGTGACGACATGCTGAACGACCTGCAGGCCAATGCCCTTGTCTCACAGGCCTGGACCAGCTGGGCATACCCAACACTCGGCTTCTATTCCTATCCCTGGATCGCAGGACCTGGGATCAACGGCTTACTACTCCAGGCACAGCGCCTCTCTCCCCGGCATCGCCACCTCGCGCAGGCACAACAGACCATTGCGGCGCAAAACGGCGCGCTCGTACCGGCCCCGGCTCACGCCTTCAATCCCACGCTGCGCCGCTCGTTGCTCGTGCCATCACCATCGATGCAGAGTCGTCACGCGCCACCGTTGCTCAACCAGCAGGGCCTACCAGCCAAAGTGGGAGACATCGTGACCATTCCCACACCGCGCTCCATTCCACCGGTGATGCACCGGTCTGCACCGCAGCCGCAGCCCTACCAGTTGCACCCGTCCCATTTCTGGCGCCCCAGCCCTTCGAACATTCATACCGCGCCTTCGATCCCGCAACAGAGTCCATCGGTGAGCTCACGCCCTTCCGGCAAATACCCTGGACCTGGCAGCGGATACTCCCACAGTGGCGGGGGGCACCGCAGCCGATAA
- a CDS encoding GNAT family N-acetyltransferase: MITVMDACPTLHTERLILRQFQPSDADTVQRLAGAKEVAAGTLLPHPFEVEAAAQLIAQQQEQFAAGTAITIAIVLAEEEQLIGSIGMDIASEHQLARLSYWLGTDYWNRGYCTEAVRAVIDYGFTRLSLHRIYAPHFHNNPASGRVLRKIGMTYEGRMREHYIRFGRFVDVEIYGILREEFLNDSAHSREAVVRNDE, encoded by the coding sequence GTGATCACCGTGATGGATGCCTGTCCGACACTCCATACTGAACGGCTGATTCTCCGGCAATTCCAGCCCTCCGATGCCGATACCGTGCAGCGCCTGGCAGGGGCAAAAGAAGTCGCCGCAGGCACGTTGCTCCCTCACCCCTTTGAGGTCGAAGCCGCCGCACAATTGATCGCTCAACAACAGGAGCAGTTCGCCGCAGGCACCGCCATCACGATTGCCATTGTCCTCGCTGAAGAGGAACAACTCATCGGTTCGATCGGGATGGACATCGCCAGCGAGCACCAGCTTGCACGCCTGAGTTACTGGCTCGGCACCGACTACTGGAACCGGGGCTACTGCACCGAAGCGGTTCGTGCCGTGATCGACTATGGCTTCACACGCCTGTCGCTCCACCGCATCTATGCCCCGCACTTTCACAACAACCCGGCCTCTGGGCGTGTCTTACGAAAAATCGGGATGACCTACGAAGGCCGCATGCGCGAGCATTACATCCGCTTCGGCCGATTTGTGGATGTGGAGATTTATGGAATATTAAGGGAGGAGTTTCTGAATGACAGCGCACACTCACGGGAAGCAGTCGTACGTAATGACGAATGA